One stretch of Streptomyces sp. MMBL 11-1 DNA includes these proteins:
- a CDS encoding globin, which translates to MTEIPRDTLQEQTFYEQVGGEATFRRLVHRFYEGVAGDELLRPMYPEEDLGPAEERFALFLMQYWGGPRTYSDHRGHPRLRMRHAPFRVDRAAHDAWLAHMRVALDELGLAPEHERQLWDYLTYAAASMVNTAD; encoded by the coding sequence GTGACTGAGATTCCGCGCGACACGCTTCAGGAGCAGACCTTCTACGAGCAGGTCGGCGGCGAGGCGACCTTCCGGCGCCTGGTGCACCGCTTCTACGAGGGCGTGGCGGGCGACGAGCTGCTGCGGCCGATGTATCCGGAGGAGGACCTGGGGCCGGCCGAGGAGCGGTTCGCGCTGTTCCTGATGCAGTACTGGGGCGGCCCGCGCACCTACAGCGACCACCGGGGCCACCCGCGGCTGCGGATGCGGCACGCGCCGTTCCGGGTGGACCGGGCGGCCCATGACGCCTGGCTCGCCCATATGCGGGTCGCGCTGGACGAACTGGGGCTCGCGCCCGAGCACGAGCGGCAGCTGTGGGACTACCTGACGTACGCCGCCGCCTCGATGGTCAACACCGCCGACTGA
- a CDS encoding acyl-CoA thioesterase, whose protein sequence is MARHLYSCALRWSDMDAFGHVNNVVFLRYLEEARIDFMFRLAPGDGSPSFSGGSVVARHEIDYVRPLVHRHEPVTVESWVTKIGAASLTIAYEIKDPDQVYVRASTVVVPYDLAAGRPRRISAEEKLFLQQYLTEEPAAA, encoded by the coding sequence TTGGCTCGTCACCTCTACAGCTGCGCCCTGCGCTGGTCGGACATGGATGCCTTCGGCCACGTCAACAACGTGGTCTTCCTCCGCTACCTGGAGGAGGCGCGCATCGACTTCATGTTCCGGCTGGCGCCCGGGGACGGCTCGCCGTCGTTCTCGGGCGGGTCCGTCGTGGCCCGTCACGAGATCGACTACGTACGGCCGCTGGTCCACCGGCACGAGCCGGTGACCGTCGAGTCGTGGGTCACGAAGATAGGCGCCGCGTCCCTGACGATCGCCTATGAGATCAAGGACCCCGACCAGGTGTACGTACGCGCCTCGACCGTCGTCGTGCCGTACGACCTGGCGGCCGGGCGGCCCCGGCGGATCTCCGCCGAGGAGAAGCTCTTCCTCCAGCAGTACCTCACGGAGGAGCCCGCCGCGGCATGA
- the ettA gene encoding energy-dependent translational throttle protein EttA, whose amino-acid sequence MAEYIYTMRKTRKAHGDKVILDDVNLNFLPGAKIGVVGPNGAGKSTVLKIMAGLEQPSNGDAFISPGFSVGILMQEPKLDESKTVLENVQDGAAETMGKLKRFNEVAELMATDYSDALMDEMGKLQEDLDHANAWDLDAQLEQAMDALGCPPGDWPVTNLSGGEKRRVALCKLLIEAPDLLLLDEPTNHLDAESVNWLEQHLSKYSGAVVAVTHDRYFLNNVAEWILELDRGRAIPYEGNYSTYLDKKAARLKVEGRKDEKRQKRLKEELEWVRSNAKGRQTKSKARLARYEEMAAEADKMRKLDFEEIQIPPGPRLGSIVVEVEHLSKAFGDKVLIDDLSFTLPRNGIVGVIGPNGAGKTTLFKMIQGLETPDSGTVKIGDTVKISYVDQSRANIDPKKTLWAVVSDELDYINVGQVEMPSRAYVSAFGFKGPDQQKPAGVLSGGERNRLNLALTLKEGGNLLLLDEPTNDLDVETLSSLENALLEFPGAAVVISHDRWFLDRVATHILAYEGDSKWYWFEGNFESYEKNKIERLGADAARPHRATYKKLTRG is encoded by the coding sequence TTGGCTGAGTACATCTACACCATGCGCAAGACGCGCAAAGCGCACGGCGACAAGGTGATTCTCGATGACGTCAATCTGAACTTCCTGCCCGGCGCGAAGATCGGTGTCGTGGGGCCCAACGGCGCCGGTAAGTCCACGGTGCTGAAGATCATGGCGGGCCTGGAGCAGCCCTCCAACGGTGACGCCTTCATCTCGCCCGGTTTCAGCGTCGGCATCCTCATGCAGGAGCCGAAGCTGGACGAGAGCAAGACCGTCCTGGAGAACGTCCAGGACGGCGCCGCCGAGACCATGGGCAAGCTCAAGCGCTTCAACGAGGTCGCCGAGCTGATGGCGACCGACTACTCCGACGCGCTCATGGACGAGATGGGCAAGCTCCAGGAAGACCTGGACCACGCCAACGCCTGGGACCTGGACGCGCAGCTGGAGCAGGCCATGGACGCCCTGGGCTGCCCGCCCGGCGACTGGCCCGTCACCAACCTCTCCGGTGGCGAGAAGCGCCGCGTGGCGCTCTGCAAGCTGCTCATCGAGGCCCCGGACCTGCTCCTCCTCGACGAGCCCACCAACCACCTGGACGCCGAGTCGGTGAACTGGCTGGAGCAGCACCTCTCGAAATACTCGGGTGCCGTCGTCGCCGTCACCCACGACCGGTACTTCCTGAACAACGTCGCCGAGTGGATCCTGGAGCTCGACCGCGGCCGCGCGATCCCCTACGAGGGCAACTACTCCACGTACCTCGACAAGAAGGCCGCCCGCCTCAAGGTCGAGGGCCGCAAGGACGAGAAGCGCCAGAAGCGCCTCAAGGAGGAGCTGGAGTGGGTGCGGTCGAACGCCAAGGGGCGCCAGACCAAGTCCAAGGCCCGTCTCGCCCGGTACGAGGAGATGGCGGCCGAGGCCGACAAGATGCGGAAGCTGGACTTCGAGGAGATCCAGATCCCGCCGGGCCCGCGGCTCGGTTCCATCGTCGTCGAGGTCGAGCACCTCTCGAAGGCCTTCGGCGACAAGGTACTCATCGACGACCTGTCGTTCACGCTGCCCCGTAACGGCATCGTCGGCGTCATCGGTCCGAACGGCGCGGGCAAGACCACGCTGTTCAAGATGATCCAGGGCCTGGAGACCCCCGACAGCGGCACGGTCAAGATCGGCGACACGGTCAAGATCTCCTACGTCGACCAGTCCCGCGCCAACATCGACCCGAAGAAGACCCTCTGGGCCGTCGTCTCGGACGAGCTGGACTACATCAACGTCGGCCAGGTCGAGATGCCCTCGCGCGCCTACGTCTCCGCGTTCGGTTTCAAGGGCCCGGACCAGCAGAAGCCGGCCGGCGTCCTCTCCGGTGGTGAGCGCAACCGCCTCAACCTGGCGCTGACGCTCAAGGAGGGCGGCAACCTGCTGCTCCTCGACGAGCCCACCAACGACCTCGACGTGGAGACCCTCTCCTCGCTCGAGAACGCGCTGCTGGAGTTCCCCGGCGCGGCCGTGGTCATCTCCCACGACCGCTGGTTCCTGGACCGCGTCGCCACGCACATCCTCGCCTACGAGGGTGACTCCAAGTGGTACTGGTTCGAGGGCAACTTCGAGTCCTACGAGAAGAACAAGATCGAGCGGCTCGGCGCGGACGCGGCCCGCCCGCACCGTGCCACGTACAAGAAGCTCACGCGAGGCTGA
- a CDS encoding ABC transporter ATP-binding protein translates to MTSSTETAGTARAAETTLAELEQRATARRDRPSYGHDALIACDRVVRIFTTDGVEVQALQGLDLLVTEGELMALVGASGSGKSTLMNILAGLDVPTAGSAKVAGCDLLSMGPKERLRYRRDVVGFVWQQTARNLLPYLTAIQNITLPMQLRGGGGKRDRAARAESLLSMLDIADCRDRRPQQLSGGQQQRVAIAVALANSPSVLLADEPTGELDSATGEQVFAAFRRANEELGTSIVIVTHDQAVANEVRRTVAIRDGRTSSEVLRRTEVDAATGQESQVAREYAMLDRAGRLQLPADYTQALGMEHRVLLELEQDHIGVWPDAHGSPEKPDTLAREPEKPGALAREPEEK, encoded by the coding sequence ATGACCTCGTCCACCGAGACGGCAGGCACGGCCCGCGCGGCCGAAACGACGCTGGCGGAGCTGGAGCAGCGGGCCACGGCCCGGCGGGACCGCCCTTCCTACGGGCATGACGCGCTGATCGCCTGCGACCGCGTGGTGCGGATCTTCACCACGGACGGGGTCGAGGTGCAGGCTCTCCAGGGCCTCGATCTGCTGGTCACCGAGGGCGAGTTGATGGCTCTGGTGGGGGCGTCGGGCAGCGGCAAGTCGACGCTGATGAACATTCTGGCGGGCCTGGACGTGCCGACGGCGGGGTCGGCGAAGGTCGCGGGCTGCGATCTGCTGTCGATGGGCCCGAAGGAACGGCTGCGCTACCGCCGGGACGTGGTGGGGTTCGTCTGGCAGCAGACCGCCCGCAATCTGCTCCCGTATCTCACCGCGATCCAGAACATCACCCTGCCCATGCAGTTGCGCGGTGGCGGCGGCAAGCGTGACCGGGCGGCCCGCGCCGAGTCGTTGCTCAGCATGCTCGACATCGCGGACTGCCGCGACCGGCGCCCCCAGCAGCTGTCCGGCGGGCAGCAGCAGCGGGTGGCCATCGCGGTGGCGCTGGCCAACTCCCCGTCCGTGCTGCTCGCGGACGAGCCGACCGGGGAGCTGGATTCGGCCACCGGCGAGCAGGTCTTCGCCGCGTTCCGGCGCGCCAATGAGGAGTTGGGCACCTCGATCGTGATCGTCACCCATGACCAGGCGGTCGCGAACGAGGTGCGGCGTACGGTCGCCATCCGCGACGGCCGTACGTCCTCCGAGGTGCTGCGCCGCACGGAGGTGGACGCGGCGACGGGCCAGGAGTCGCAGGTGGCCCGGGAGTACGCGATGCTCGACCGGGCGGGACGGCTCCAGCTGCCCGCGGACTACACGCAGGCGCTGGGCATGGAACACCGGGTGCTGCTGGAGCTGGAGCAGGACCACATCGGCGTCTGGCCGGACGCGCACGGGTCACCGGAGAAGCCGGACACGCTCGCGCGGGAGCCGGAGAAGCCCGGCGCACTCGCGCGGGAGCCGGAGGAGAAGTAG
- a CDS encoding ABC transporter permease gives MRHNDRAATAPWIRTRLRTAPGAAAALTVLVLVTAFLAAAFPRAVDAYETKGLRHDILTADAGRSTLEVTRPQPGLELPRAQRDAEVRSPELERVGAELLKALPAPLRADTASVAYGVRTTKPAVANEPWLPRPEALPPQLTYVAQTGLKKHATLASGAWPTTPREVTSDSRAVQGAVTKDTAAELKVKVGATITLLTAAQEPITVTITGIVAPRDPHGRYWSADPLLRTPSLVLDPQSPFPQHYWTGTVLLAEDAGPALLSTAAEPSLFWRMPPDPARLTGTDGARLTSVIASLESGPGLLKVREIAEDTAVFSTGLGHIVDANARMRDAISPVIAVAALGIGSVAAVVLLMTGALIAARRRGELSLMRSRGGSLRGIGGRLLAETAVTVLPASALGLLLAVLAVGEGRWWPGALAAAGVGLLVCVALPLRTTLQHIRPTLGTAREDMVSARPSRRRTVVELTLLVLAVGAVTALRRRGTSAEGGADLLVSAAPVLVALIAALVLVRLYPLPLRLAMRPMARLRGAIGFLSLARAGRSSAGGALPLLALLLALATAAFGGSVIAGIGDARDDAALASVGADARVSGVGERATLPDELVRTVRGLDGVRSAAPMRVEYGVAMPEAVAGGGDGGAKGGGVGSDDAATGTGSGSAGDLRAAALVGVEPGSYARLARSHGLPAFPAARLKATGPSAPPPDGAKPDPERVLPAIASPAVAARLGKEPRAIVTLSGDFKVQVVGTTARAAAVSPTDFLIVNAASLEQKAPTTLLLTGAPDPGKLRAAVGESGKKFVVQLRSEERARYVNTPMQAGAERIYLAAVAAGAGYALLAVLLSLLQTAPERRTLLARLRTMGLTTGQGRRLLAFEATPQALLAAGGGLFTGWATIALLSPGVDLGPLALAGVAGSDPSPVMLRTDLWSLGLPAAGVVALAAAVAGVQAWWASRRGSITELRAGDSR, from the coding sequence ATGCGTCACAACGACCGGGCGGCCACCGCCCCGTGGATCCGTACCCGGCTGCGTACCGCTCCCGGCGCCGCGGCGGCGCTCACGGTGCTGGTGCTGGTGACGGCGTTCCTCGCCGCGGCGTTCCCGCGGGCGGTGGACGCGTACGAGACCAAGGGGCTGCGCCACGACATCCTGACCGCGGACGCGGGCCGCAGCACCCTGGAGGTCACCCGCCCGCAGCCCGGACTGGAACTGCCGCGGGCGCAGCGGGACGCCGAGGTGCGGAGCCCGGAGCTGGAGCGGGTCGGGGCCGAGCTCCTGAAGGCCCTGCCCGCGCCGCTGCGGGCCGACACGGCGTCGGTCGCGTACGGCGTGCGCACCACGAAGCCGGCCGTCGCGAACGAGCCCTGGCTGCCGAGGCCCGAAGCGCTTCCACCGCAGCTCACGTATGTGGCGCAGACAGGGCTGAAGAAGCACGCCACCCTGGCCTCGGGCGCCTGGCCGACGACGCCGCGGGAGGTGACCTCGGACTCCCGTGCGGTGCAGGGCGCGGTCACCAAGGACACGGCGGCCGAGCTGAAGGTGAAGGTCGGCGCGACCATCACGCTGCTCACCGCGGCCCAGGAGCCCATCACGGTGACGATCACGGGCATCGTGGCTCCGCGTGACCCGCACGGCCGCTACTGGTCGGCCGATCCGCTGCTGCGCACCCCGTCCCTGGTCCTGGACCCCCAGAGCCCCTTCCCGCAGCACTACTGGACCGGCACCGTGCTGCTGGCCGAGGACGCCGGTCCCGCGCTCCTGAGCACGGCCGCCGAGCCCTCCCTCTTCTGGCGGATGCCGCCCGACCCCGCCCGGCTGACCGGCACCGACGGCGCCCGGCTGACGTCCGTCATCGCCTCGCTGGAGAGCGGCCCCGGGCTGCTGAAGGTGCGGGAGATCGCCGAGGACACCGCGGTGTTCTCCACCGGCCTGGGTCACATCGTGGACGCCAACGCGCGGATGCGCGACGCGATCAGTCCCGTGATCGCGGTCGCCGCCCTCGGTATCGGCTCCGTGGCCGCGGTCGTCCTGCTGATGACGGGGGCCCTGATCGCCGCCCGCCGCCGCGGCGAACTGTCGCTGATGCGCTCACGCGGCGGCTCGCTGCGCGGCATCGGCGGCCGGCTGCTCGCGGAGACCGCCGTGACCGTGCTGCCCGCGAGCGCGCTCGGGCTGCTGCTCGCGGTGCTGGCCGTGGGCGAGGGCCGATGGTGGCCGGGAGCCTTGGCAGCGGCCGGGGTCGGCCTCCTGGTGTGCGTCGCCCTGCCCCTGCGGACGACGCTCCAGCACATCCGGCCCACGCTGGGCACGGCCCGCGAGGACATGGTGAGCGCCCGGCCCTCGCGTCGGCGGACCGTCGTCGAACTGACCCTGCTCGTGCTGGCGGTCGGCGCGGTGACGGCGCTGCGCCGTCGCGGCACGTCGGCCGAGGGCGGCGCCGACCTGCTGGTCAGCGCCGCGCCGGTGTTGGTCGCGCTGATCGCCGCGCTGGTGCTGGTTCGGCTCTACCCGCTGCCCCTGCGGCTCGCCATGCGCCCGATGGCCCGGCTGCGCGGGGCGATCGGCTTCCTCTCGCTGGCCCGCGCCGGGCGTTCCTCGGCCGGTGGGGCGCTGCCGCTGCTGGCCCTGCTGCTGGCGCTGGCCACGGCGGCGTTCGGCGGCTCGGTGATCGCCGGCATCGGGGACGCGCGGGACGACGCGGCGCTGGCGTCCGTCGGCGCGGACGCCCGGGTCAGCGGCGTGGGCGAGCGGGCGACGCTGCCCGACGAGCTGGTCCGCACGGTCCGCGGTCTGGACGGCGTACGGAGTGCCGCGCCGATGCGGGTCGAGTACGGCGTGGCCATGCCGGAGGCCGTGGCCGGTGGCGGCGACGGTGGGGCGAAGGGCGGCGGCGTCGGTTCGGATGACGCGGCTACGGGCACGGGGAGCGGCAGCGCGGGCGATCTGAGGGCCGCGGCCCTGGTGGGCGTCGAACCCGGCTCGTACGCCCGGCTGGCCCGCTCCCACGGGCTGCCGGCCTTCCCGGCCGCGCGGCTGAAGGCCACCGGCCCCTCCGCGCCGCCGCCCGACGGCGCGAAGCCCGACCCCGAGCGGGTCCTGCCGGCCATCGCCTCCCCGGCGGTGGCGGCCCGGTTGGGCAAGGAGCCGCGCGCGATCGTGACCCTGTCCGGGGACTTCAAGGTCCAGGTCGTGGGGACCACCGCGCGCGCCGCCGCGGTCTCTCCCACGGACTTCCTGATCGTGAACGCCGCCTCCCTGGAGCAGAAGGCGCCCACCACGCTGCTCCTCACGGGCGCACCGGACCCCGGGAAGCTGCGCGCGGCGGTCGGCGAGAGCGGCAAGAAGTTCGTCGTCCAGCTGCGTTCCGAGGAGCGCGCGCGGTATGTGAACACCCCGATGCAGGCGGGGGCCGAGCGGATCTACCTCGCGGCCGTCGCGGCGGGCGCCGGCTACGCGCTGCTGGCCGTCCTGCTGTCGCTGCTCCAGACCGCGCCGGAGCGCAGGACGCTGCTGGCGCGGCTGCGCACGATGGGGCTCACCACCGGGCAGGGCAGGCGGCTGCTGGCCTTCGAGGCGACACCGCAGGCGCTGCTGGCGGCGGGCGGCGGCCTGTTCACCGGCTGGGCGACCATCGCCCTGCTCTCCCCCGGCGTCGATCTGGGCCCGCTGGCGCTCGCGGGCGTCGCCGGGTCCGACCCGAGCCCCGTCATGCTGCGCACCGACCTCTGGTCGCTGGGGCTGCCGGCCGCCGGGGTGGTGGCGCTCGCCGCCGCCGTCGCGGGCGTCCAGGCGTGGTGGGCGAGCCGCCGCGGATCGATCACCGAACTCAGGGCAGGAGACTCCCGATGA
- a CDS encoding FtsX-like permease family protein — MTGFVLLRVRAHRLLLSAAVLAVLLTTSVLAALTALVGSVGDAALRHTLTHGSAASAALVVSASVDHDQRAEADEAVRTASRDAFDGLPVTVGKLESSGSYALPRSLQDPAARRGEPDLTHFAALDPSRVRITGGKAPEAPDGAGPVQVALPVVAAEALKLKPGARLTVTDRLHDKKQQRVLVTGVYEAADRSDPYWQLDPLGGRGVRKLAFTTYGPLLTDPSVLAAGVLSEGETSWLASADFAELTTGSMEGLRETSAAAPKALAAAPVFASGLTVRTSLPTVLDQLDRALLVSRSTLMIVAVQLVLLAAYALLLVARLLNSERDGERELLRARGGSRGRITSFAAIEALMLAVPAAVIAPLLAGPLTGLLAERGALARIGLKVQEASTGTVWLVSAAVALACALAVVAPSLAAGAGGRRTRAASLPGPVRAGADLGLLLIAAVAYWQLDRQAGSGALSGDQAGNLGIDPLLVTAPALALLAGTVLTLRLLPPAAKLAERRAAKGRGLPAALAGWQFSRRPLRGAGPVLLLVLSVAMGMLAIGQSASWNRSQSDQADFGSGASVRLVGGHGSGPATAGAYSALEGVRQAAPAYRATVEASGGRTAEVLALDTAHADERMLLRSDLADGSPRELFAAIAPERAPRPGLVLPKDSTRLKLDLRITTVSPKRSGSAAPTDEAPPVVTVLLEDRYGLPYRALAGPVPVDGRPVPVSVPVSAAGGLAVTGLEVDAVPPSDHAQKRRISVSDVRVVTGSGSGSGSERQVAATEAVRWDASMTLTEFGEDRPGKPPVRNGTSGVPDFTYDTGVGSQNTWEQASSTLRITAARPKAAALKAIATDAYLKSTSSKLGDEIDVTLAGNTVRVTLAEAVRRLPTTGAAEASGAPDPVASGGALLLDLKAVTEVLAHRPTATIEANEWWLSADPGDAAKTAAALRALPDTDPAQVLVRAEAAQRLVDDPLGAGPQSALPAVAVVAAALAAVGFAVSASGSRRERSAELGVLRALGAPRRQLARMIAAEQGVLIALALLIGLGIGTVLTRAVVPLIVLTGQADRPVPPVLVELPAGQVAALLAGVAALPLVIVATMALRRGDPAVTLRHQGDH, encoded by the coding sequence GTGACGGGTTTCGTCCTTCTGCGGGTGAGGGCTCATCGCCTCCTGCTGTCCGCGGCCGTCCTGGCCGTCCTGCTGACCACCTCCGTCCTGGCGGCGCTCACCGCGCTCGTAGGTTCCGTGGGCGACGCGGCCCTGCGCCACACGCTCACCCACGGATCGGCCGCCTCCGCCGCCCTCGTCGTCTCCGCGTCCGTCGACCACGACCAGCGCGCGGAAGCCGACGAAGCCGTCCGCACGGCTTCCCGCGACGCGTTCGACGGCCTGCCCGTGACCGTGGGGAAGCTGGAGAGTTCGGGGTCGTACGCGCTGCCGCGGAGCCTCCAGGACCCGGCCGCCCGGCGCGGCGAGCCGGACCTCACCCACTTCGCCGCCCTCGACCCGAGCCGGGTGCGGATCACCGGGGGCAAGGCGCCCGAAGCCCCCGACGGCGCCGGCCCCGTCCAGGTCGCGCTGCCCGTCGTCGCCGCCGAGGCGCTGAAGCTGAAGCCGGGCGCGCGGCTCACCGTCACCGACCGGCTGCACGACAAGAAGCAGCAGCGGGTCCTGGTCACCGGCGTCTATGAGGCCGCCGACCGGTCCGACCCGTACTGGCAGCTGGACCCGCTCGGCGGGCGCGGGGTGCGCAAGCTCGCCTTCACGACGTACGGCCCCCTGCTCACCGACCCCTCGGTTCTCGCCGCCGGCGTGCTCAGTGAGGGCGAGACGTCCTGGCTGGCGTCCGCCGACTTCGCCGAGCTGACCACCGGCTCCATGGAAGGGCTGCGCGAGACGTCGGCCGCCGCCCCGAAGGCCCTCGCGGCAGCACCGGTGTTCGCGTCCGGGCTCACCGTGCGGACGTCGCTGCCCACCGTGCTCGACCAGCTCGACCGGGCGCTGCTGGTCTCCCGTTCCACGCTGATGATCGTCGCGGTGCAGCTGGTGCTGCTCGCCGCGTACGCCCTGCTGCTCGTGGCCCGGCTGCTGAACAGCGAGCGCGACGGGGAGCGCGAACTGCTGCGGGCCCGGGGCGGTTCGCGGGGCCGGATCACCTCGTTCGCCGCGATCGAGGCGCTGATGCTCGCCGTGCCCGCCGCCGTGATCGCCCCCCTGCTCGCGGGGCCGCTGACCGGACTGCTGGCCGAGCGCGGCGCCCTGGCCCGGATCGGGCTGAAGGTCCAGGAAGCCTCGACCGGCACCGTGTGGCTGGTCTCCGCTGCCGTCGCGCTGGCCTGCGCCCTGGCCGTGGTGGCTCCGTCGCTGGCGGCCGGGGCGGGTGGGCGCAGGACCCGGGCCGCGTCGCTGCCCGGCCCGGTGCGGGCGGGCGCGGACCTCGGGCTGCTCCTCATAGCGGCGGTGGCGTACTGGCAGTTGGACCGGCAGGCCGGCAGCGGGGCGCTCAGCGGCGACCAGGCGGGCAACCTCGGGATCGACCCCCTGCTGGTCACCGCTCCGGCCCTGGCGCTGCTCGCCGGGACGGTGCTCACGCTGCGTCTCCTGCCGCCCGCGGCGAAGCTCGCCGAACGGCGTGCGGCCAAGGGCCGGGGGCTTCCCGCGGCCCTGGCGGGCTGGCAGTTCAGCCGGCGCCCGTTGCGCGGCGCGGGGCCGGTGCTGCTGCTGGTCCTGTCGGTCGCGATGGGCATGCTGGCGATCGGACAGAGCGCTTCCTGGAACCGCTCGCAGTCCGACCAGGCCGACTTCGGCTCCGGCGCCTCGGTCCGGCTCGTGGGCGGGCACGGGAGCGGTCCGGCGACGGCCGGCGCCTACAGCGCCCTGGAGGGGGTGCGGCAGGCGGCGCCCGCGTACCGGGCGACGGTCGAGGCCTCCGGCGGGCGGACCGCGGAGGTCCTCGCCCTGGACACGGCCCACGCGGACGAGCGGATGCTGTTGCGTTCCGACCTCGCCGACGGGAGCCCCCGCGAGCTGTTCGCGGCCATCGCTCCGGAGCGGGCGCCGCGCCCCGGGCTCGTACTCCCGAAGGACAGCACCCGGCTGAAGCTGGATCTGCGGATCACCACGGTGTCGCCGAAGCGCTCCGGGTCCGCCGCGCCCACGGACGAGGCACCGCCGGTGGTCACCGTGCTCCTGGAGGACCGCTACGGGCTCCCCTACCGGGCCCTGGCCGGTCCGGTGCCCGTGGACGGCCGCCCGGTCCCCGTGTCCGTACCGGTGTCGGCGGCGGGCGGTCTGGCCGTGACGGGCCTGGAGGTGGACGCCGTGCCGCCGTCCGACCACGCGCAGAAGCGGAGGATCTCGGTGAGCGACGTACGGGTGGTCACCGGCTCCGGCTCCGGTTCCGGCTCCGAACGCCAGGTGGCGGCTACGGAAGCGGTGCGCTGGGACGCGTCCATGACGCTCACCGAGTTCGGTGAGGACCGGCCGGGCAAACCGCCGGTGCGCAACGGGACGTCGGGCGTGCCGGACTTCACGTACGACACCGGGGTGGGCAGCCAGAACACCTGGGAGCAGGCCTCCAGCACCTTGCGGATCACCGCCGCCCGGCCGAAGGCCGCGGCGCTCAAGGCGATCGCGACGGACGCCTATCTGAAGAGCACAAGCTCGAAGCTGGGCGACGAGATCGACGTCACCCTGGCCGGGAACACCGTCCGGGTGACCCTGGCGGAGGCGGTGCGGCGGCTGCCGACCACCGGGGCCGCCGAGGCGTCCGGCGCCCCGGACCCGGTGGCGAGCGGCGGCGCGCTGCTGCTGGACCTGAAGGCCGTCACCGAGGTCCTGGCCCACCGGCCCACCGCCACGATCGAGGCGAACGAATGGTGGCTGAGCGCCGACCCGGGCGACGCCGCGAAGACGGCCGCCGCCCTGCGCGCCCTGCCGGACACCGATCCGGCCCAGGTACTGGTCCGGGCGGAGGCCGCCCAGCGGCTGGTGGACGACCCGCTGGGGGCGGGGCCGCAGTCGGCGCTGCCGGCCGTGGCGGTGGTCGCCGCCGCGCTGGCGGCGGTCGGCTTCGCGGTCAGCGCCTCGGGCTCCCGGCGCGAACGCTCCGCCGAGCTGGGCGTGTTGCGGGCGCTCGGCGCGCCGCGCCGCCAGCTGGCCCGCATGATCGCCGCCGAGCAGGGCGTGCTGATCGCGCTCGCCCTGCTCATCGGGCTCGGCATCGGCACGGTGCTGACCCGGGCCGTCGTCCCGCTCATCGTGCTGACCGGGCAGGCGGACCGGCCCGTTCCACCGGTGCTGGTCGAGCTGCCCGCCGGGCAGGTCGCGGCGCTGCTGGCCGGGGTCGCCGCCCTGCCTCTCGTGATCGTCGCGACGATGGCGCTCCGCCGCGGAGACCCGGCGGTCACGCTGCGCCACCAGGGGGACCACTGA